One Verrucomicrobiota bacterium genomic window carries:
- a CDS encoding YceI family protein, which yields MKRNLALLTFVLAVGSSALAAPQTFDFKDPKSVNNAVFKLDAPLEAINGSANGITGTVEFDPENPANTKGKIVVTANTLQVPNPIMKGHLHGEQWLNVEKFPEITFETTSVKNAKNEAGTTTVEVTGNFTLKGVTKELTVPVKLTYLKDKLAARTNGQMKGDLLVIRANFSIKRSDFNLNPAAPQDKVADTIDLTLSIAGACAK from the coding sequence ATGAAAAGAAACCTCGCACTATTAACGTTCGTTCTGGCGGTGGGCAGCAGTGCGCTGGCAGCGCCGCAAACGTTCGACTTCAAAGATCCAAAAAGCGTGAACAACGCCGTCTTCAAACTCGACGCCCCGCTGGAGGCCATCAATGGCAGCGCCAACGGAATCACCGGCACGGTGGAATTCGATCCGGAAAATCCGGCGAATACCAAAGGCAAAATCGTTGTGACAGCAAACACCCTGCAAGTACCCAACCCGATCATGAAAGGTCACCTGCACGGCGAACAGTGGCTGAACGTGGAGAAATTCCCGGAGATCACCTTTGAAACCACTTCCGTGAAGAACGCGAAAAACGAGGCCGGCACCACCACGGTGGAGGTCACCGGCAACTTCACGCTCAAAGGGGTGACCAAGGAATTAACCGTGCCGGTGAAACTGACCTACCTGAAAGACAAGCTGGCCGCCCGCACCAACGGCCAGATGAAAGGTGATCTGCTCGTCATCCGTGCCAATTTCAGCATCAAGCGCAGCGACTTCAACCTCAACCCCGCCGCGCCGCAGGACAAGGTTGCGGACACCATAGACCTGACCCTGAGCATCGCGGGCGCCTGCGCCAAATAA
- a CDS encoding transporter substrate-binding domain-containing protein — protein MVQRRFIRVLVPFSRMYYDITRGQQSGISYEFAREFEKVLNQKLQTGTLKVQVVFIPVARDRLIPDLVAGRGDLVAVMLAATPDRLAQAAFSTPFATEVKEVVVTGPAAPVLRSLRDLAGREVVVRPSSSARRSLEKLNQTLATAGAEAVRIGEANENLEDEDLLELVQAGALNISVTDEYTARLWSRVYPQLIVHEAFPLSTGGSVGWAMRKNSPALKTVVDEFAQQHKKGTLFGNIMINRFLRSTNYLSNPISTEDLQRFNEGKALLQQYAQQYRLDWLLVGAQAYQESHFNQNAHSASGAVGVMQVLPATAAGHPIYLDNMERLENNLHAGTKYLRWLMDQYFRDPQMDELNRQLFALAAYNAGPGRVSTLRRKATAQGLDANKWFYNVEIVAARDIGRETVQYVSNIMKYYLAYKRYVEQDALKSKVRQSVITDKVKP, from the coding sequence ATGGTTCAACGCCGATTCATCCGCGTGCTCGTCCCGTTCAGCCGCATGTACTACGATATCACACGCGGACAGCAATCCGGCATCAGTTATGAATTTGCGAGAGAGTTTGAAAAAGTCCTCAATCAAAAATTGCAAACCGGCACGTTAAAAGTACAGGTCGTTTTTATTCCAGTCGCGCGGGATCGGTTAATTCCGGACTTGGTGGCCGGGCGCGGAGACTTGGTGGCCGTGATGTTGGCCGCCACCCCGGACCGACTGGCCCAGGCGGCCTTCTCCACTCCCTTTGCCACCGAGGTCAAAGAGGTGGTGGTGACCGGACCGGCGGCACCTGTCTTACGGTCACTGCGCGATCTGGCGGGACGGGAAGTGGTGGTGCGCCCTTCCAGCAGCGCGCGGCGAAGCCTGGAAAAACTGAATCAGACGCTGGCTACCGCTGGCGCGGAAGCCGTGCGCATTGGCGAGGCGAATGAGAATCTGGAAGACGAGGATTTGCTCGAACTGGTACAGGCCGGCGCACTGAACATCAGCGTTACCGATGAATATACGGCGCGCCTGTGGAGCCGGGTGTATCCCCAGCTAATCGTGCATGAAGCGTTTCCGCTCAGCACGGGCGGTTCCGTGGGCTGGGCGATGAGGAAGAATAGCCCGGCATTGAAGACGGTGGTGGATGAATTTGCGCAGCAGCATAAAAAAGGCACGCTGTTCGGCAACATCATGATCAACCGTTTCCTGCGCAGCACCAATTATCTGAGCAACCCCATTTCGACCGAGGATTTGCAGCGGTTTAACGAGGGCAAGGCGCTGCTGCAACAATATGCGCAGCAGTACCGGCTGGACTGGTTGTTGGTGGGCGCGCAGGCGTATCAGGAATCGCACTTCAATCAAAACGCCCACAGCGCTTCAGGAGCGGTGGGCGTGATGCAAGTTCTACCCGCCACGGCGGCGGGACATCCCATTTACCTAGATAACATGGAACGGTTGGAAAACAACCTGCACGCCGGTACGAAATATCTACGCTGGTTGATGGACCAATATTTTCGCGATCCCCAAATGGACGAACTGAACCGGCAATTATTCGCACTGGCAGCCTACAACGCGGGGCCGGGCCGAGTCTCAACGTTGCGCCGCAAGGCCACCGCGCAGGGATTGGACGCCAATAAGTGGTTTTACAATGTTGAAATTGTCGCGGCCAGGGACATCGGACGGGAGACGGTGCAATACGTCAGCAACATCATGAAATATTACCTCGCGTACAAACGCTATGTGGAGC
- a CDS encoding DUF4990 domain-containing protein: protein MIATIFRKPFGLLLLSAFLVGFGRGIQAANFFVAPTGNDANAGTQEKPFASIQRAQDAVAAGDTVFIRGGTYVMVESQIAKKYRIWAYVTLLDKSGTQDKPIRYWAYEKETPVFDFSRVKPELRVTAFFVTGSWIHLKGLEVIGVQVTLKGHTQSICFDNEGSHNIYERLSMHDGQAIGIYSIKGSDNLFLNCDAYRNHDYVSEDGRGGNTDGFGCHPPAGGTGNVFRGCRAWFNSDDGFDCINAHESVTFENCWAFYNGFSPTFKSLGDGNGFKAGGYGSTAVDRLPKTIPRHTVRFCLAVRNKASGFYSNHHLGGSDWFNNTGYRNGANFNMLCRLADNHTDVPGHGHKLRNNLAFKGRSDLTQLDAAKSDAANNSFTMDLKVTDQDFLSLDEAQLIKPRQPNGDLPVITLLHLADGSPLVGKGVDVGFPFHGPRPNLGAFEK from the coding sequence ATGATCGCAACTATATTCAGAAAGCCGTTTGGTCTTTTATTGTTATCAGCCTTCTTGGTAGGGTTTGGTAGGGGTATCCAGGCTGCCAACTTCTTTGTCGCCCCCACCGGCAATGATGCCAACGCCGGCACGCAGGAAAAGCCGTTTGCCAGCATCCAGCGCGCCCAGGATGCCGTCGCAGCAGGCGACACCGTATTTATCCGGGGCGGCACCTATGTCATGGTGGAAAGTCAGATCGCCAAAAAATATCGCATTTGGGCTTATGTCACGCTGCTGGATAAAAGCGGCACCCAAGATAAACCCATCCGCTACTGGGCGTATGAGAAGGAAACGCCCGTGTTCGATTTCTCCCGAGTAAAACCAGAACTGCGCGTCACCGCCTTTTTTGTGACAGGCTCGTGGATACATCTGAAGGGGCTGGAGGTCATCGGCGTGCAGGTGACGCTCAAGGGGCACACCCAATCCATCTGTTTCGACAATGAAGGCAGCCATAATATCTATGAGCGGCTGAGCATGCATGACGGCCAGGCCATCGGCATTTATAGCATCAAGGGTTCGGATAACCTTTTTCTAAACTGCGACGCCTACCGGAATCACGATTATGTTTCCGAGGATGGGCGGGGTGGCAACACGGATGGTTTTGGTTGTCATCCGCCGGCGGGCGGCACCGGGAATGTATTCCGGGGATGCCGCGCCTGGTTCAACAGCGACGACGGCTTTGACTGCATCAATGCGCATGAGTCCGTCACGTTTGAAAATTGCTGGGCGTTCTACAACGGGTTCTCGCCAACCTTTAAAAGCCTTGGCGACGGGAACGGCTTCAAGGCGGGTGGGTATGGCTCAACTGCGGTGGACCGGCTGCCCAAAACCATCCCCCGGCATACTGTGCGTTTCTGCCTCGCCGTCCGCAACAAGGCCAGCGGCTTCTACTCGAATCATCATCTGGGTGGCAGCGACTGGTTTAATAACACCGGGTACCGTAATGGGGCGAACTTCAACATGCTTTGCCGGTTGGCCGATAATCATACGGATGTGCCCGGCCACGGGCACAAGCTCCGCAACAACCTGGCCTTCAAAGGGCGCTCGGACCTGACCCAACTGGACGCCGCCAAAAGTGACGCTGCGAACAACTCGTTCACCATGGACTTGAAGGTTACCGACCAGGATTTCCTCAGCCTCGATGAAGCGCAGTTGATCAAGCCGCGCCAGCCCAACGGCGACCTACCCGTAATTACCTTGCTCCATCTGGCGGACGGCAGCCCGTTGGTTGGCAAAGGCGTTGATGTGGGATTTCCGTTTCATGGTCCCCGTCCCAACCTTGGCGCATTTGAGAAGTGA